CAGATGCCGTCATTGCGCTTCTCCTGCGCGGCGAAACCCTTCTTGATCGCGTCCTGATGCGAGCCGGAGAAGGCGGTGAAGACCAGCTCGCCCGCATAGGGGTGACGCGGATGGACCTCGATCTGGTTGCAATATTCGACCGTGCGCACGATCTCGCGCATGTCGGAGAAGTCCAGTTTCGGATCGACGCCCTGGGTGTAGAGATTGAGCGCCAGGGTCACCAGGTCGACATTGCCCGTGCGCTCGCCATTGCCGAACAGGCAGCCTTCGACGCGGTCGGCACCGGCCATGACGGCGAGCTCGGCCGCGGCGATGCCGGTGCCGCGGTCGTTATGCGGATGCACGCTGATGATGACGGAATCGCGCCGCGACAGATGCCGGCAGAACCATTCGATCTGGTCGGCATAGATATTGGGCGAGGCCATCTCGACCGTCGCCGGCAGATTGAGGATGGCCGGACGGTCTGGCGTGGGCTTCCAGACATCGAGCACCGCCTCGCAGATCTCGACCGCGAACTCGATCTCGGTCGAAGAGAAGGTCTCGGGGCTGTATTCGAAGGTCCAGCGCGTGCCCGGCTGCTTGCGGCTTTCCTCGAGGATCGTGCGCGCGCCCTTGACGGCGAGCTGGATCACCTCGGGCTTCTCCATACCGAACACGACGCGCCGGAAATTGGGCGCCGTCGCGTTATAGAGATGGACGATCGCCTGCCTGGCGCCGCGCAAGGATTCGAAGCTGCGCCTGATCAGGTCCTCGCGGGCCTGCGTCAGCACCTGAATCGTGACGTCGTCGGGAATCGCGTTCTGCTCGATCAGGCTGCGGACGAAATCGAAATCGGTCTGCGAGGCGGCGGGGAAGGCGACCTCGATCTCCTTGAAGCCGCTCTTCACCAGGAGATCGAAGAAGCGGCGCTTCTTCTGCCCGTCCATCGGGTCGATCAGGGACTGGTTGCCGTCGCGCAGGTCGGTGGAGAGCCAGCGCGGCGGTTGGGTAATTCGCTTCGACGGCCAGCTGCGGTCGGGCAGATCGACGCCGGTGAAGGGACGATATTTGGTCTCTGGATTCTTGATCATGATTGCGAACTCCGGTCGCGAAACTGTGTATTCGGCAAGGGGTCGAATACGGCACGCGCTACGGTCGCCGGGCAGCCGTCAGTCCCGACGACCGCGGCGAAGTCGCGACAGGAGCGCCAACCGGACAAGCCGGTCCGGTTTCGCGATCAGAGTCTGGGGAAACGGGAAGAAGGCGGATCGTTGATCCGTAACCATGACAGCACCGGCAGCCGAAAGACCTGAAACGACGACGTCCCGACCCCTCTCAGGAGGTCGGGTCCAGAAGTCGCAGGAGGGCTGCCGCGCGGTTGGTCATGCCCGGAAACATGGCGGCGCGCCGGCCGCCTGTCAACCAAAGCCTTGAAAT
The nucleotide sequence above comes from Hypericibacter terrae. Encoded proteins:
- the leuA gene encoding 2-isopropylmalate synthase, which encodes MIKNPETKYRPFTGVDLPDRSWPSKRITQPPRWLSTDLRDGNQSLIDPMDGQKKRRFFDLLVKSGFKEIEVAFPAASQTDFDFVRSLIEQNAIPDDVTIQVLTQAREDLIRRSFESLRGARQAIVHLYNATAPNFRRVVFGMEKPEVIQLAVKGARTILEESRKQPGTRWTFEYSPETFSSTEIEFAVEICEAVLDVWKPTPDRPAILNLPATVEMASPNIYADQIEWFCRHLSRRDSVIISVHPHNDRGTGIAAAELAVMAGADRVEGCLFGNGERTGNVDLVTLALNLYTQGVDPKLDFSDMREIVRTVEYCNQIEVHPRHPYAGELVFTAFSGSHQDAIKKGFAAQEKRNDGIWEVPYLPIDPADVGCSYEAVIRVNSQSGKGGVAWILEQDKGLQLPRRLQIDFSRVVQGIADETSRELTAQDIWGAFQRAYCVEGPQPFELLDYSSSASRRDTHEHRFSGRIVHDGKEQSVAGKGNGLISSVLDALKAGWGIELDVMDYHEHALTKGARSQAAAYVECRAANGRTIFGVGIDGDIATASVKAVLSAANGTTRVN